A genomic region of Thunnus albacares chromosome 2, fThuAlb1.1, whole genome shotgun sequence contains the following coding sequences:
- the LOC122992973 gene encoding rasGAP-activating-like protein 1 isoform X2 yields the protein MGFHSLSFHVMDEDTIGHDDVIGKITLSKEAIGSQAKGLDSWLNLTRVDPDEEVQGEIHLSLELLKDTEKISLRCQVIEARDLAPRDISGTSDPFTRVIFNNHSAETSIIKKTRFPHWGETLELELDPEELSQEGTITVEVWDWDMVGKNDFLGKVEIPFACLHKTPLLEGWFRLLPLGNNEVDAGGKLGALRLKVRLVEDRILPSVYYQPLIDLLVESVISPTEVEDSTALTMLEEVTTVESRQDVAMTLVKIYLGQGLVVPFLDYLNTREVNHTTDPNTLFRSNSLASKAMEQFMKAVGMLYLHEVLKPIINLIFDEKKYIELDPCKIDLNRTRRISFKGAVSEAEVRDSSVEMLQSYLTSIIESIVGSVDQCPPVMRVAFKQLHKRVEEQFSEPENEDVKYLAISGFFFLRFFAPAILTPKLFQLRDQHADTRTSRTLLLLAKALQSVGNLGLQLGHGKEQWMAPLHPIILRSVASVKDLLDKLIDIDHDIVSEVPQRAVFMPSVTVKEGYLHKHKAEGPQLLSRFAFKKRYFWLTSETLSYAKTPDWQVRSSIPIQCVCAVERVDENAFQQQNVMQVITQDNDGQLHTMYIQCKNVNELNQWLSAIRKVSIYNERMLPSFHPGAHRSGKWTCCLQVDRAVTGCSRTHSAVTLGDWSDPLDPDVETQTIYKQLLQGRDKLRKKYLEMPDADQMPSNREKINSDIHPDGAECNVQLLKPGQSVAARLLGVIEDLEQAHATFQRREKEDATSVILNP from the exons ATGGGGTtccattcactctcctttcatGTCATGGATGAGGACACGATTGG CCATGACGATGTTATTGGAAAGATAACTCTGAGCAAAGAAGCCATTGGATCTCAAGCTAAAG GGCTGGATAGTTGGCTGAACCTGACGAGAGTCGATCCTGATGAAGAGGTCCAGGGGGAGATCCACCTGAGTCTGGAGCTGCtgaaagacacagagaagaTTAGCCTGCGATGTCAAGTCATTGAAGCCAG AGACCTGGCTCCGAGAGACATCTCTGGAACCTCGGATCCATTTACAAGAGTTATTTTCAACAACCACAGTGCAGAGACTTCG ATTATCAAGAAGACACGTTTCCCTCATTGGGGAGAGAcgctggagctggagctggatcCAGAGGAACTAAGTCAGGAGGGAACTATCACGGTGGAGGTCTGGGACTGGGACATGGTGGGCAAGAATGACTTTCTGGGAAAG GTGGAAATCCCTTTTGCTTGTTTGCACAAGACACCTCTGTTAGAGGGCTGGTTTCGTTTGCTACCCTTGGGAAACAATGAGGTTGATGCTGG TGGCAAGCTGGGAGCGCTGCGTCTCAAGGTGCGTTTGGTGGAGGATCGGATTTTGCCGTCTGTGTACTATCAGCCCCTCATAGACCTTTTGGTTGAGTCAGTCATCTCGCCCACCGAG GTGGAGGATAGCACTGCTCTGACCATGCTGGAGGAGGTGACCACAGTTGAGAGCCGACAGGACGTGGCAATGACCCTGGTAAAGATCTACCTGGGCCAGGGCCTGGTGGTGCCCTTTCTGGATTACCTTAACACCCGGGAGGTCAACCACACCA CTGATCCAAACACTTTATTTCGCTCCAACTCACTTGCCTCCAAAGCCATGGAACAGTTTATGAAG GCTGTTGGCATGCTGTATCTGCATGAGGTGCTGAAGCCCATCATTAACCTCATCTTTGATGAGAAGAAGTACATTGAACTGGATCCATGTAAGATCGACCTGAACCGCACAAG GCGAATTTCATTTAAGGGTGCAGTGTCAGAGGCAGAGGTGCGGGACAGCAGTGTGGAGATGCTGCAGAGCTACTTAACCAGCATCATTGAATCAATCGTGGGCTCAGTCGATCAGTGTCCTCCTGTCATGAGAGTGGCCTTCAAACAGCTGCACAAGAGGGTAGAGGAGCAATTTTCTGAACCTGAGAATGAG GATGTTAAGTATTTGGCCATCAGTGGATTCTTTTTCCTGCGTTTTTTTGCTCCTGCAATCCTCACACCCAAACTGTTCCAGCTGAGGGACCAGCATGCTGATACGCGCACAAGCCGAACACTGTTACTACTGGCCAAG GCATTACAAAGTGTTGGGAACTTGGGCCTTCAGCTGGGTCACGGAAAGGAGCAGTGGATGGCACCTCTCCACCCCATCATCCTTCGCAGTGTGGCCTCTGTCAAAGACTTACTGGACAAGTTAATCGACATAGATCATGACATCG TGTCCGAGGTGCCACAGAGGGCTGTATTCATGCCCTCAGTTACTGTCAAAGAGGGGTACCTCCACAAACACAAGGCAGAAGGACCTCAACTGCTGTCCCGCTTTGCCTTTAAGAAGCGGTACTTCTGGTTGACTAGTGAGACCCTTTCCTATGCCAAAACTCCTGATTGGCAG GTGCGCTCCTCAATCCctattcagtgtgtgtgtgcagtggagAGGGTGGATGAAAATGCCTTTCAACAGCAGAATGTAATGCAGGTCATCACCCAGGACAATGATGGGCAGCTGCACACCATGTACATCCAGTGCAAG AACGTGAATGAGCTGAACCAGTGGCTGTCAGCTATCAGGAAAGTCAGCATCTACAATGAGCGCATGCTGCCCTCTTTCCACCCAGGGGCTCATCGCAGTGGCAAGTGGACCTGCTGCCTGCAGGTGGACCGTGCTG TTACAGGCTGCAGTAGAACCCACTCTGCTGTGACTCTGGGGGATTGGAGTGACCCTCTGGATCCCGACGTAGAGACTCAGACCATTTACAAGCAGCTGCTCCAGGGCAGAGACAAACTCAG GAAAAAATATCTGGAGATGCCAGACGCTGATCAGATGCccagcaacagagaaaagatCAACTCTGACATCCACCCAG ATGGTGCAGAATGCAATGTTCAACTCCTGAAGCCAGGTCAGAGTGTCGCTGCTCGGCTGTTGGGGGTGATAGAGGATCTGGAACAGGCTCACGCCACCTTCCAGCGCAGAGAAAAGGAGGATGCCACCAGTGTCATTCTGAATCCCTAG
- the LOC122992973 gene encoding rasGAP-activating-like protein 1 isoform X1, whose amino-acid sequence MAKNTSLYFRIVEGRNLPAKDVSGTSDPYCIVKVDNEVVARTATVWKNLNPFWGEEYTLHLPMGFHSLSFHVMDEDTIGHDDVIGKITLSKEAIGSQAKGLDSWLNLTRVDPDEEVQGEIHLSLELLKDTEKISLRCQVIEARDLAPRDISGTSDPFTRVIFNNHSAETSIIKKTRFPHWGETLELELDPEELSQEGTITVEVWDWDMVGKNDFLGKVEIPFACLHKTPLLEGWFRLLPLGNNEVDAGGKLGALRLKVRLVEDRILPSVYYQPLIDLLVESVISPTEVEDSTALTMLEEVTTVESRQDVAMTLVKIYLGQGLVVPFLDYLNTREVNHTTDPNTLFRSNSLASKAMEQFMKAVGMLYLHEVLKPIINLIFDEKKYIELDPCKIDLNRTRRISFKGAVSEAEVRDSSVEMLQSYLTSIIESIVGSVDQCPPVMRVAFKQLHKRVEEQFSEPENEDVKYLAISGFFFLRFFAPAILTPKLFQLRDQHADTRTSRTLLLLAKALQSVGNLGLQLGHGKEQWMAPLHPIILRSVASVKDLLDKLIDIDHDIVSEVPQRAVFMPSVTVKEGYLHKHKAEGPQLLSRFAFKKRYFWLTSETLSYAKTPDWQVRSSIPIQCVCAVERVDENAFQQQNVMQVITQDNDGQLHTMYIQCKNVNELNQWLSAIRKVSIYNERMLPSFHPGAHRSGKWTCCLQVDRAVTGCSRTHSAVTLGDWSDPLDPDVETQTIYKQLLQGRDKLRKKYLEMPDADQMPSNREKINSDIHPDGAECNVQLLKPGQSVAARLLGVIEDLEQAHATFQRREKEDATSVILNP is encoded by the exons gACTGCCACAGTGTGGAAGAACCTTAATCCTTTCTGGGGTGAAGAGTACACGCTGCACCTTCCGATGGGGTtccattcactctcctttcatGTCATGGATGAGGACACGATTGG CCATGACGATGTTATTGGAAAGATAACTCTGAGCAAAGAAGCCATTGGATCTCAAGCTAAAG GGCTGGATAGTTGGCTGAACCTGACGAGAGTCGATCCTGATGAAGAGGTCCAGGGGGAGATCCACCTGAGTCTGGAGCTGCtgaaagacacagagaagaTTAGCCTGCGATGTCAAGTCATTGAAGCCAG AGACCTGGCTCCGAGAGACATCTCTGGAACCTCGGATCCATTTACAAGAGTTATTTTCAACAACCACAGTGCAGAGACTTCG ATTATCAAGAAGACACGTTTCCCTCATTGGGGAGAGAcgctggagctggagctggatcCAGAGGAACTAAGTCAGGAGGGAACTATCACGGTGGAGGTCTGGGACTGGGACATGGTGGGCAAGAATGACTTTCTGGGAAAG GTGGAAATCCCTTTTGCTTGTTTGCACAAGACACCTCTGTTAGAGGGCTGGTTTCGTTTGCTACCCTTGGGAAACAATGAGGTTGATGCTGG TGGCAAGCTGGGAGCGCTGCGTCTCAAGGTGCGTTTGGTGGAGGATCGGATTTTGCCGTCTGTGTACTATCAGCCCCTCATAGACCTTTTGGTTGAGTCAGTCATCTCGCCCACCGAG GTGGAGGATAGCACTGCTCTGACCATGCTGGAGGAGGTGACCACAGTTGAGAGCCGACAGGACGTGGCAATGACCCTGGTAAAGATCTACCTGGGCCAGGGCCTGGTGGTGCCCTTTCTGGATTACCTTAACACCCGGGAGGTCAACCACACCA CTGATCCAAACACTTTATTTCGCTCCAACTCACTTGCCTCCAAAGCCATGGAACAGTTTATGAAG GCTGTTGGCATGCTGTATCTGCATGAGGTGCTGAAGCCCATCATTAACCTCATCTTTGATGAGAAGAAGTACATTGAACTGGATCCATGTAAGATCGACCTGAACCGCACAAG GCGAATTTCATTTAAGGGTGCAGTGTCAGAGGCAGAGGTGCGGGACAGCAGTGTGGAGATGCTGCAGAGCTACTTAACCAGCATCATTGAATCAATCGTGGGCTCAGTCGATCAGTGTCCTCCTGTCATGAGAGTGGCCTTCAAACAGCTGCACAAGAGGGTAGAGGAGCAATTTTCTGAACCTGAGAATGAG GATGTTAAGTATTTGGCCATCAGTGGATTCTTTTTCCTGCGTTTTTTTGCTCCTGCAATCCTCACACCCAAACTGTTCCAGCTGAGGGACCAGCATGCTGATACGCGCACAAGCCGAACACTGTTACTACTGGCCAAG GCATTACAAAGTGTTGGGAACTTGGGCCTTCAGCTGGGTCACGGAAAGGAGCAGTGGATGGCACCTCTCCACCCCATCATCCTTCGCAGTGTGGCCTCTGTCAAAGACTTACTGGACAAGTTAATCGACATAGATCATGACATCG TGTCCGAGGTGCCACAGAGGGCTGTATTCATGCCCTCAGTTACTGTCAAAGAGGGGTACCTCCACAAACACAAGGCAGAAGGACCTCAACTGCTGTCCCGCTTTGCCTTTAAGAAGCGGTACTTCTGGTTGACTAGTGAGACCCTTTCCTATGCCAAAACTCCTGATTGGCAG GTGCGCTCCTCAATCCctattcagtgtgtgtgtgcagtggagAGGGTGGATGAAAATGCCTTTCAACAGCAGAATGTAATGCAGGTCATCACCCAGGACAATGATGGGCAGCTGCACACCATGTACATCCAGTGCAAG AACGTGAATGAGCTGAACCAGTGGCTGTCAGCTATCAGGAAAGTCAGCATCTACAATGAGCGCATGCTGCCCTCTTTCCACCCAGGGGCTCATCGCAGTGGCAAGTGGACCTGCTGCCTGCAGGTGGACCGTGCTG TTACAGGCTGCAGTAGAACCCACTCTGCTGTGACTCTGGGGGATTGGAGTGACCCTCTGGATCCCGACGTAGAGACTCAGACCATTTACAAGCAGCTGCTCCAGGGCAGAGACAAACTCAG GAAAAAATATCTGGAGATGCCAGACGCTGATCAGATGCccagcaacagagaaaagatCAACTCTGACATCCACCCAG ATGGTGCAGAATGCAATGTTCAACTCCTGAAGCCAGGTCAGAGTGTCGCTGCTCGGCTGTTGGGGGTGATAGAGGATCTGGAACAGGCTCACGCCACCTTCCAGCGCAGAGAAAAGGAGGATGCCACCAGTGTCATTCTGAATCCCTAG
- the LOC122992973 gene encoding rasGAP-activating-like protein 1 isoform X3, with protein sequence MAKNTSLYFRIVEGRNLPAKDVSGTSDPYCIVKVDNEVVARTATVWKNLNPFWGEEYTLHLPMGFHSLSFHVMDEDTIGHDDVIGKITLSKEAIGSQAKGLDSWLNLTRVDPDEEVQGEIHLSLELLKDTEKISLRCQVIEARDLAPRDISGTSDPFTRVIFNNHSAETSIIKKTRFPHWGETLELELDPEELSQEGTITVEVWDWDMVGKNDFLGKVEIPFACLHKTPLLEGWFRLLPLGNNEVDAGGKLGALRLKVRLVEDRILPSVYYQPLIDLLVESVISPTEVEDSTALTMLEEVTTVESRQDVAMTLVKIYLGQGLVVPFLDYLNTREVNHTTDPNTLFRSNSLASKAMEQFMKAVGMLYLHEVLKPIINLIFDEKKYIELDPCKIDLNRTRRISFKGAVSEAEVRDSSVEMLQSYLTSIIESIVGSVDQCPPVMRVAFKQLHKRVEEQFSEPENEDVKYLAISGFFFLRFFAPAILTPKLFQLRDQHADTRTSRTLLLLAKALQSVGNLGLQLGHGKEQWMAPLHPIILRSVASVKDLLDKLIDIDHDIVSEVPQRAVFMPSVTVKEGYLHKHKAEGPQLLSRFAFKKRYFWLTSETLSYAKTPDWQVRSSIPIQCVCAVERVDENAFQQQNVMQVITQDNDGQLHTMYIQCKVH encoded by the exons gACTGCCACAGTGTGGAAGAACCTTAATCCTTTCTGGGGTGAAGAGTACACGCTGCACCTTCCGATGGGGTtccattcactctcctttcatGTCATGGATGAGGACACGATTGG CCATGACGATGTTATTGGAAAGATAACTCTGAGCAAAGAAGCCATTGGATCTCAAGCTAAAG GGCTGGATAGTTGGCTGAACCTGACGAGAGTCGATCCTGATGAAGAGGTCCAGGGGGAGATCCACCTGAGTCTGGAGCTGCtgaaagacacagagaagaTTAGCCTGCGATGTCAAGTCATTGAAGCCAG AGACCTGGCTCCGAGAGACATCTCTGGAACCTCGGATCCATTTACAAGAGTTATTTTCAACAACCACAGTGCAGAGACTTCG ATTATCAAGAAGACACGTTTCCCTCATTGGGGAGAGAcgctggagctggagctggatcCAGAGGAACTAAGTCAGGAGGGAACTATCACGGTGGAGGTCTGGGACTGGGACATGGTGGGCAAGAATGACTTTCTGGGAAAG GTGGAAATCCCTTTTGCTTGTTTGCACAAGACACCTCTGTTAGAGGGCTGGTTTCGTTTGCTACCCTTGGGAAACAATGAGGTTGATGCTGG TGGCAAGCTGGGAGCGCTGCGTCTCAAGGTGCGTTTGGTGGAGGATCGGATTTTGCCGTCTGTGTACTATCAGCCCCTCATAGACCTTTTGGTTGAGTCAGTCATCTCGCCCACCGAG GTGGAGGATAGCACTGCTCTGACCATGCTGGAGGAGGTGACCACAGTTGAGAGCCGACAGGACGTGGCAATGACCCTGGTAAAGATCTACCTGGGCCAGGGCCTGGTGGTGCCCTTTCTGGATTACCTTAACACCCGGGAGGTCAACCACACCA CTGATCCAAACACTTTATTTCGCTCCAACTCACTTGCCTCCAAAGCCATGGAACAGTTTATGAAG GCTGTTGGCATGCTGTATCTGCATGAGGTGCTGAAGCCCATCATTAACCTCATCTTTGATGAGAAGAAGTACATTGAACTGGATCCATGTAAGATCGACCTGAACCGCACAAG GCGAATTTCATTTAAGGGTGCAGTGTCAGAGGCAGAGGTGCGGGACAGCAGTGTGGAGATGCTGCAGAGCTACTTAACCAGCATCATTGAATCAATCGTGGGCTCAGTCGATCAGTGTCCTCCTGTCATGAGAGTGGCCTTCAAACAGCTGCACAAGAGGGTAGAGGAGCAATTTTCTGAACCTGAGAATGAG GATGTTAAGTATTTGGCCATCAGTGGATTCTTTTTCCTGCGTTTTTTTGCTCCTGCAATCCTCACACCCAAACTGTTCCAGCTGAGGGACCAGCATGCTGATACGCGCACAAGCCGAACACTGTTACTACTGGCCAAG GCATTACAAAGTGTTGGGAACTTGGGCCTTCAGCTGGGTCACGGAAAGGAGCAGTGGATGGCACCTCTCCACCCCATCATCCTTCGCAGTGTGGCCTCTGTCAAAGACTTACTGGACAAGTTAATCGACATAGATCATGACATCG TGTCCGAGGTGCCACAGAGGGCTGTATTCATGCCCTCAGTTACTGTCAAAGAGGGGTACCTCCACAAACACAAGGCAGAAGGACCTCAACTGCTGTCCCGCTTTGCCTTTAAGAAGCGGTACTTCTGGTTGACTAGTGAGACCCTTTCCTATGCCAAAACTCCTGATTGGCAG GTGCGCTCCTCAATCCctattcagtgtgtgtgtgcagtggagAGGGTGGATGAAAATGCCTTTCAACAGCAGAATGTAATGCAGGTCATCACCCAGGACAATGATGGGCAGCTGCACACCATGTACATCCAGTGCAAGGTGCATTG A